In Bacteroidetes bacterium GWF2_43_63, the following proteins share a genomic window:
- a CDS encoding reactive intermediate/imine deaminase, protein MSDKIIKNSRNTENAPKSAFSTQTVAFSHYNNISAQLPIDPKSGKIVAGGVKEQTKQCLNNIKAIVESIGHVMDDVVKITVFVKNISDVEAVNEVYTTFFQSYLPTRTTVAVADLPMNDALVQIEALISNGEGTTPQAPCDLIKVARNTENAPKGLYTQTVAFSHYNNLSAQLPIDAKTGTMVTGGVKEQTAQCLNNIKAILESIGHVMDDVVKTTIFLKNISDIEAVNEVCATFFPNYVPTRSIVVVSALPMDALVQIDTVISHGDGTPPQLPEDTRLLVIEANNTENAPKVPYTHTVAFSHYNHISGQLPLDPKTGKIVAGGVKEQAEQCLKNIRAIVESVDHDMDDAVKINIQLKNMADIDAINEVYTTFFKSDLPARTIIGVSAIPMDALVQIDAVISNCEGTPPKA, encoded by the coding sequence ATGAGCGACAAAATCATTAAAAATTCAAGAAACACGGAAAACGCACCAAAAAGTGCTTTCTCCACACAAACGGTAGCTTTTTCGCATTACAACAACATTTCAGCTCAATTACCAATCGATCCGAAGTCTGGTAAAATTGTAGCTGGTGGTGTAAAAGAGCAAACAAAGCAATGCTTAAACAACATTAAAGCAATTGTAGAAAGTATCGGTCATGTTATGGACGATGTTGTAAAAATCACGGTATTCGTTAAGAATATATCGGATGTTGAGGCAGTAAACGAAGTTTACACAACATTTTTCCAAAGCTATCTTCCTACACGGACAACAGTGGCGGTTGCGGATTTACCAATGAATGATGCTTTGGTCCAAATTGAAGCACTTATTTCAAACGGCGAGGGTACGACTCCACAAGCACCCTGCGATCTCATAAAAGTGGCCAGAAACACTGAAAATGCGCCAAAAGGTCTATACACACAAACGGTAGCTTTTTCTCATTACAACAATCTTTCGGCTCAATTACCCATCGATGCTAAGACCGGCACAATGGTAACCGGTGGTGTGAAAGAGCAGACTGCACAGTGCTTAAACAACATTAAAGCAATTTTAGAAAGTATTGGTCATGTTATGGACGATGTAGTCAAGACAACTATATTTCTGAAAAACATCTCGGATATTGAAGCCGTAAACGAAGTTTGTGCAACTTTTTTTCCAAACTATGTGCCCACACGATCTATCGTTGTCGTTTCAGCTTTGCCGATGGATGCTTTGGTGCAAATTGATACCGTAATTTCACACGGAGATGGCACTCCACCACAACTTCCGGAGGACACCAGACTCCTGGTTATCGAAGCAAACAACACTGAAAATGCGCCAAAAGTTCCATACACACACACTGTAGCTTTTTCTCATTACAATCATATTTCAGGTCAATTGCCTTTAGACCCGAAAACTGGTAAAATTGTGGCTGGTGGCGTAAAAGAGCAGGCTGAGCAATGTCTGAAAAACATCAGGGCAATTGTGGAAAGTGTTGACCATGATATGGACGATGCTGTCAAAATAAACATTCAGCTTAAAAACATGGCAGATATTGATGCTATAAACGAAGTTTACACGACATTCTTCAAAAGCGATCTTCCTGCAAGAACAATAATTGGCGTTTCAGCCATCCCGATGGATGCCTTGGTGCAAATTGATGCCGTGATTTCTAATTGCGAAGGCACACCACCAAAAGCATAG
- a CDS encoding DNA-directed RNA polymerase subunit beta' produces MAFRRENAPKSNFSSIIISLASPEKILEMSYGEVTKPETVNYRTYKPEREGLFCERIFGPVKDYECHCGKYKRIRYKGIVCDRCGVEVTEKKVRRERMGHIQLTVPVAHIWFFRSLPNKIGLLLGLPSKKLEQIIYYEKYVIVNPGIKAADGFKQNDFLTEEEFFQIMETLPRENQMLDDNDPNKFIAKMGGEALFDLLSKIDLDELSPSLRSRANNETSQQRKTDILKRLQVVESFRDGNKRIENRPEWMIIKVVPVIPPELRPLVPLDGGRFASSDLNDLYRRVIIRNNRLKRLIEIKAPDVILRNEKRMLQEAVDSLFDNSRKVNAVKTESNRALKSLSDSLKGKQGRFRQNLLGKRVDYSGRSVIVVGPELKLSECGLPKEMASELFKPFIIRKMLERGIVKTVKSAKKIVDRKDPVVWDILENVLKGHPVMLNRAPTLHRLGIQAFQPKLIEGKAIQLHPLVCTAFNADFDGDQMAVHVPLSNEAILEAQLLMLSPHNILNPANGAPIAVPSQDMVLGLYYMTKGRKSSKEHFVKGEGITFYSPEEVIIAYNEQKADLHAMIKVRLTDNDGNTSIVETTVGRILFNRVVPVSIGFINTLLTKKALRDIIGDVLKNTNNVLAAKFLDDIKSLGFQMAFKGGLSFNLGDIIVPVEKEIFINDAKTQVDEVMGNYNMGFITNNERYNQIIDIWTHTNSKLTKVLIDKLAKDRDGFNSVYMMLDSGARGSKEQIRQLSGMRGLMAKPQKAGAAGGEIIENPILSNFKEGLSVLEYFISTHGARKGLADTALKTADAGYLTRRLVDVAQDVIINDPDCGTLRGLTVTALKKNEEIVESLFDRILGRVTLHDIFNPNTGELIIEEGEEITEESAKAIENANIEEVEIRSVLTCEAKRGVCAKCYGRNLATGHMVQKGEAVGVIAAQSIGEPGTQLTLRTFHIGGAASNVSISSKLEAKYDGMLEIDELRCIDTKTDDGKIVKVVMGRSAEMRIRHPKTQAILQSANIPYGSQLFVENGLELAKGTLICEWDPYNAVILSEVSGKITFEDVLENITFREESDEQTGFHDKVIIESRQKARTPAIKLVSSTKEELKRYDLPVGAHITIEEGTKVNAGDVIAKIPRTLGKAGDITGGLPRVTELFEARNPSDPAVVAEIDGIVSFGSKLKRGNKEIIITSKSGEEKHYLINTTKQILAQENDFIKAGTPLSDGAISPGDILSIKGPTKVQEYLVNEIQEVYRLQGVKINDKHFETIVRQMMRKVEIIDPGDTRFLEGELVNKIEFHEENDAVFNKKYIESAGDSDVLKTGSIVSARKMRDENSMLKRKDKVLAEARDAQPATANQILQGITRAALQTESLLSAASFQETTKVLTEAAVNAKRDTLMGLKENVIVGHLIPAGTGLREYDDLVVGSMEEYQSLLASKEETLENV; encoded by the coding sequence ATGGCATTTAGAAGAGAAAACGCACCCAAAAGCAACTTTTCGAGCATCATTATAAGCCTCGCATCTCCTGAAAAAATTCTTGAGATGTCATATGGCGAAGTGACAAAGCCCGAAACCGTAAACTACAGGACATATAAACCCGAACGCGAAGGATTATTCTGCGAGCGTATTTTTGGTCCTGTGAAGGATTACGAATGCCATTGCGGAAAATACAAACGTATCCGTTACAAGGGTATTGTTTGTGACCGCTGCGGTGTTGAAGTTACCGAGAAAAAAGTAAGACGCGAACGAATGGGTCACATTCAACTGACTGTTCCCGTTGCTCACATCTGGTTTTTCCGTTCGCTTCCAAATAAAATCGGTTTGTTGCTTGGTTTGCCTTCGAAAAAACTCGAGCAAATCATTTATTACGAGAAATATGTGATCGTTAATCCCGGCATTAAAGCTGCTGATGGATTCAAACAGAATGATTTTCTGACCGAAGAGGAGTTTTTCCAGATCATGGAAACACTGCCTCGCGAAAATCAAATGCTTGATGACAACGATCCGAATAAATTTATCGCCAAAATGGGCGGTGAAGCTTTATTCGATTTGCTTTCCAAAATTGATCTGGATGAACTTTCACCATCCCTGCGCAGCAGAGCCAATAACGAAACTTCGCAGCAACGTAAGACTGACATTCTGAAACGTCTGCAGGTGGTTGAATCATTCCGCGATGGAAACAAACGAATTGAGAACCGACCCGAATGGATGATCATTAAAGTTGTTCCGGTTATTCCGCCCGAACTTCGTCCTTTGGTTCCCCTCGATGGTGGACGATTTGCATCTTCCGACCTCAACGATCTTTATCGTCGTGTGATTATTCGTAACAACCGACTGAAAAGACTGATCGAAATCAAGGCTCCGGATGTCATTCTCAGGAATGAAAAACGTATGCTGCAGGAAGCAGTTGATTCACTTTTCGACAACAGCCGCAAGGTAAATGCCGTTAAAACTGAATCAAACCGCGCACTGAAATCACTCTCCGACAGTCTTAAAGGTAAACAGGGACGATTCCGTCAGAACCTCCTCGGTAAACGTGTTGACTATTCAGGTCGTTCGGTTATTGTGGTAGGTCCCGAGCTCAAATTGAGTGAGTGCGGACTTCCGAAAGAAATGGCATCTGAACTCTTCAAGCCATTTATTATCCGCAAAATGCTGGAGCGTGGTATCGTTAAAACAGTTAAATCTGCAAAGAAAATTGTTGACCGCAAAGACCCCGTTGTTTGGGATATTCTTGAAAACGTACTGAAAGGACATCCGGTTATGCTTAACCGTGCTCCTACCTTGCACCGACTTGGTATTCAGGCATTTCAGCCAAAACTTATCGAAGGCAAGGCCATTCAGCTTCATCCGCTAGTTTGTACCGCTTTCAATGCCGACTTCGACGGTGACCAGATGGCTGTTCACGTTCCGCTGAGCAATGAGGCCATTCTCGAAGCACAGCTTCTGATGCTGTCTCCTCATAACATCCTCAACCCTGCCAACGGTGCACCTATCGCAGTTCCTTCACAGGATATGGTTCTTGGTCTTTATTACATGACCAAAGGCCGTAAAAGTTCGAAAGAACATTTTGTCAAAGGCGAAGGAATCACTTTCTATTCTCCGGAAGAAGTTATTATTGCTTACAACGAGCAGAAAGCTGATTTGCATGCAATGATCAAGGTTCGTCTGACCGACAACGATGGCAACACCAGCATTGTTGAAACTACCGTTGGACGTATTCTTTTCAATCGCGTGGTTCCTGTATCAATCGGATTCATCAATACGCTTCTGACAAAAAAAGCGCTGCGTGATATTATCGGCGATGTTCTCAAAAACACCAACAATGTTTTAGCTGCGAAATTCCTGGACGACATCAAATCGCTGGGATTCCAGATGGCCTTCAAAGGTGGATTGTCTTTCAACCTTGGTGACATCATTGTACCCGTAGAGAAAGAAATATTCATCAACGACGCCAAAACTCAGGTGGATGAAGTGATGGGCAACTACAATATGGGTTTCATCACCAACAATGAGCGATACAACCAGATTATCGACATCTGGACCCATACCAATTCCAAGCTGACAAAAGTTCTTATCGACAAACTGGCGAAAGACCGCGACGGCTTCAATTCGGTATATATGATGCTTGATTCAGGTGCCCGTGGTTCGAAAGAGCAGATTCGTCAGCTCTCCGGAATGCGTGGTCTGATGGCAAAACCACAAAAAGCAGGTGCTGCCGGTGGTGAAATCATTGAAAACCCGATTCTTTCTAACTTCAAGGAAGGTCTGTCCGTTCTTGAGTATTTCATTTCAACACACGGTGCTCGTAAAGGTCTCGCCGATACCGCTCTGAAAACAGCTGATGCCGGTTATCTTACCCGTCGTCTGGTTGATGTTGCTCAGGATGTAATCATTAATGATCCTGATTGCGGAACATTACGCGGACTGACAGTTACAGCCCTGAAGAAAAACGAAGAAATCGTTGAAAGTCTCTTTGACAGAATTCTTGGTCGTGTTACCCTGCATGATATTTTCAATCCTAATACGGGAGAACTTATTATTGAAGAGGGTGAAGAAATTACCGAAGAATCTGCAAAAGCAATAGAAAACGCTAATATAGAGGAAGTTGAAATCCGTTCGGTTCTAACCTGCGAAGCAAAACGCGGAGTTTGCGCCAAATGTTACGGACGTAATCTTGCGACTGGTCACATGGTTCAAAAAGGAGAGGCTGTTGGGGTTATTGCCGCGCAGTCAATCGGTGAGCCGGGAACTCAGCTTACTCTTCGTACATTCCACATCGGGGGTGCCGCGTCTAACGTGTCCATTTCATCGAAACTGGAAGCAAAGTATGATGGTATGCTCGAAATCGATGAGCTTCGCTGCATTGATACCAAAACCGACGATGGTAAAATTGTCAAAGTGGTAATGGGTCGTTCAGCTGAAATGCGTATTCGTCATCCTAAAACACAGGCCATTCTTCAGAGTGCCAATATTCCTTACGGTTCACAGTTGTTTGTCGAAAACGGGCTGGAACTCGCCAAGGGTACGCTCATTTGCGAATGGGATCCATACAATGCCGTTATCCTTTCCGAAGTTTCCGGCAAAATTACTTTCGAAGACGTACTTGAAAATATCACTTTCCGCGAAGAATCGGATGAGCAGACTGGATTCCATGATAAAGTTATCATCGAAAGCCGTCAGAAAGCAAGAACACCGGCCATCAAACTGGTTTCTTCGACAAAAGAAGAGCTCAAACGCTACGATTTACCGGTAGGTGCTCATATCACCATCGAAGAAGGAACAAAAGTGAATGCCGGTGACGTAATTGCCAAGATTCCGAGAACACTCGGAAAGGCTGGTGATATCACTGGTGGTCTGCCGCGTGTCACAGAGCTTTTCGAAGCACGTAACCCGTCAGATCCCGCTGTAGTTGCTGAAATTGATGGTATTGTAAGCTTTGGATCAAAACTTAAACGTGGCAATAAGGAAATTATCATCACTTCAAAATCAGGTGAAGAAAAACATTACCTTATTAATACTACCAAACAAATTCTGGCTCAGGAAAACGACTTTATCAAAGCCGGAACACCGCTGTCAGACGGCGCCATCTCTCCGGGTGACATTCTTTCCATCAAAGGACCCACAAAGGTTCAGGAATATCTGGTGAATGAAATTCAGGAAGTGTATCGTCTGCAAGGTGTGAAGATTAATGACAAACATTTCGAAACTATTGTTCGTCAGATGATGCGTAAAGTTGAAATCATTGATCCGGGTGACACTCGTTTCCTTGAAGGCGAACTCGTTAACAAGATCGAATTCCATGAGGAAAACGATGCTGTTTTCAACAAGAAATACATTGAATCAGCTGGAGACAGTGATGTTCTGAAAACCGGTTCAATAGTTTCTGCACGCAAAATGCGCGATGAAAATTCCATGCTGAAGCGTAAGGATAAAGTCCTCGCCGAAGCCCGTGACGCACAGCCGGCAACAGCCAACCAGATCCTGCAGGGAATCACCCGCGCAGCTCTGCAAACTGAAAGCCTCCTGTCAGCTGCATCGTTCCAGGAAACAACCAAGGTTCTTACCGAAGCTGCTGTTAATGCCAAACGCGACACACTCATGGGACTGAAAGAAAACGTTATCGTTGGTCACCTGATTCCTGCCGGAACCGGTCTCCGCGAATACGATGACCTGGTGGTCGGCTCCATGGAAGAATATCAATCTCTCCTGGCTTCAAAAGAAGAAACACTTGAAAATGTCTGA